The nucleotide window TAAAATCAATGCCATGAAAACTCTTTTAGTCCCAGTAGATTTTTCCAAATTTTCAGAGTATGCCTTAGAGGCAGCGGCAAATATTGCCCATAAAATTGGAGCGAGAATTGTAGTAAGCCATATGATTGGTCTTAATGATGCAATTTTTACAAAGGATGGTATCCAGCTAAGTGAAGAAACATTGTATTTTATTAAACTTACTGAAAAACGATTTGATGAATTCCTTAATAAGGATTATTTAAAAGGTGTAGATATTGTTAGGAACGTACAGAAATTTAAATTCTTCAATGATTTAGATCCTGTAATTGCTCAATTTAAAGTTGATCTAATAGTTATGGGATCCCATGGCAGTAGTGGTTTGTCTGAAATGTTCGTTGGCAGCAATACCGAAAAGGTGGTAAGAAGTGCCACTGTTCCTGTATTGGTGATAAAACAACCATGGAAGATTAAATCTATCAAAAAAAGTGTTTTTGCCTGTGATTTTAAAAAGGAAAGCATTCAAGCTTACCTTACAATTAAGGAATGGTGCAACCTTAT belongs to Aegicerativicinus sediminis and includes:
- a CDS encoding universal stress protein is translated as MKTLLVPVDFSKFSEYALEAAANIAHKIGARIVVSHMIGLNDAIFTKDGIQLSEETLYFIKLTEKRFDEFLNKDYLKGVDIVRNVQKFKFFNDLDPVIAQFKVDLIVMGSHGSSGLSEMFVGSNTEKVVRSATVPVLVIKQPWKIKSIKKSVFACDFKKESIQAYLTIKEWCNLIGTKLELLYINLPDPNFRSTTEMEESVKKFFEAIPVTNPKKMAESIIYYNDYSVEEGIFSYANQNRMDLIAIPTHGRTGLAHFFSGSIGEDIANHSELPVLTVKI